The following proteins are co-located in the Streptomyces bottropensis ATCC 25435 genome:
- a CDS encoding ABC transporter permease, with product MTQHPLPEYLVETPSGDQAVIVRTDRASPATPRRKRKRPKSPPVEFLIDVHMLTVRLLMRMRRETDQLVYGIVQPAVFTLMLTYVLGNAVKLPPGTRYADYAISGLLAQTVVTTAIVTATAVAYELSEKMIDRLRTLPVSRLSILASCTNASLVRSLITVVVTAVCGFAAGWRTHNGAGGLFAAFFVLLLFGLAMGWLGALIGVSVSSPQAAAGAATVWLLPIMYVSNALVPVDSMPGWLQPVAEWNPMSAVTTASRQLFGNPAAPGAEGIWPTEHPVMVSLSWSLVIILVTAPIAVKKFLRHTAP from the coding sequence ATGACTCAGCACCCGCTCCCCGAGTACCTCGTGGAAACGCCGAGCGGCGATCAGGCCGTCATAGTCCGTACCGACCGAGCCTCACCCGCCACGCCGCGCCGAAAGAGGAAACGCCCGAAAAGCCCGCCGGTCGAATTCCTCATCGACGTGCACATGCTGACCGTGCGCCTGCTCATGCGCATGCGCCGCGAGACAGATCAGCTTGTCTACGGCATCGTCCAGCCGGCCGTCTTCACCCTCATGCTGACCTACGTACTCGGCAACGCGGTCAAGCTTCCCCCCGGTACCCGTTACGCCGACTACGCCATCTCCGGCCTGCTGGCCCAGACGGTCGTGACCACCGCCATTGTCACCGCCACCGCGGTCGCGTACGAACTGTCGGAGAAGATGATCGACCGGCTCCGTACGCTCCCGGTGTCCCGACTCAGTATCCTGGCGAGTTGCACCAATGCCAGTCTGGTGAGGTCGCTCATCACGGTGGTCGTCACGGCGGTCTGCGGCTTCGCCGCGGGGTGGCGGACGCACAACGGGGCCGGCGGCCTGTTCGCCGCCTTTTTCGTGCTGCTGTTGTTCGGGCTGGCGATGGGCTGGCTCGGAGCCCTGATCGGTGTGTCGGTCAGCAGCCCCCAAGCCGCCGCAGGTGCGGCAACGGTCTGGCTCCTTCCGATCATGTATGTATCGAATGCGCTCGTCCCCGTGGACAGCATGCCGGGCTGGCTGCAGCCTGTCGCCGAATGGAACCCGATGTCCGCCGTCACCACAGCCAGCCGCCAATTGTTCGGAAATCCCGCGGCGCCCGGCGCCGAGGGCATTTGGCCTACCGAGCATCCCGTCATGGTGTCGCTCTCCTGGTCGCTGGTGATCATTTTGGTCACCGCCCCGATAGCCGTCAAAAAATTCCTTCGCCACACCGCCCCATGA
- a CDS encoding daunorubicin resistance protein DrrA family ABC transporter ATP-binding protein: MDSGIRMENLTKSYGSVHALEGVSLDVPTGSVLGLLGPNGAGKTTAVKILTTLARPDDGMAWVGGFDVAREPWQVRRRIGVSGQETAVDPLLTGTQNLEWFGRIGRLSRRQARDRARQLLEIFDLTEVAGRLARTYSGGTRRRLDLAVSLVSRPEILFLDEPTTGLDPRSRTATWDIVRELVDGGTTLLLTTQYLEEADRLADRVAVIDRGRLLAEGTVEELKTRTSDDRIEIVASSLELVPKARTVVSRFSTSPPVVVWSERRIWAMAPHERGLLTRLMRDMDAAGIELDDVELRRPTLDDVFLQLTGRPAEAPRHGEDVVR, encoded by the coding sequence ATGGACAGCGGAATCCGCATGGAAAATCTGACCAAGAGCTACGGCTCGGTCCACGCCCTGGAGGGCGTGAGCCTGGACGTGCCGACCGGGAGCGTACTCGGGCTGCTGGGCCCGAACGGGGCCGGCAAGACCACTGCCGTCAAGATCCTTACCACACTGGCCAGACCCGACGACGGCATGGCCTGGGTGGGGGGATTCGATGTCGCCCGCGAGCCCTGGCAGGTGCGTCGCCGCATCGGCGTCTCCGGCCAGGAAACCGCGGTGGATCCCCTGCTGACCGGCACGCAGAACCTCGAGTGGTTCGGCCGGATAGGTCGCCTGAGCCGACGGCAAGCACGTGACCGGGCCCGGCAACTGCTCGAGATCTTCGATCTGACGGAAGTGGCCGGGCGACTCGCCCGGACCTACTCGGGAGGGACCAGACGCCGTCTCGACCTCGCCGTCAGTCTGGTCAGCAGGCCCGAGATCCTCTTCCTGGACGAACCCACGACCGGACTCGATCCGCGCAGCCGTACCGCCACCTGGGACATCGTGAGGGAACTGGTCGACGGCGGAACGACCTTGCTGCTCACCACTCAGTACCTGGAGGAAGCGGACCGGCTCGCCGACCGCGTCGCCGTGATCGACCGGGGCCGCCTCCTGGCCGAGGGCACCGTGGAGGAGCTCAAGACCCGAACCAGCGACGACCGCATCGAGATCGTCGCGAGCAGCCTCGAACTCGTGCCCAAGGCCAGGACCGTTGTCTCCCGCTTTTCGACATCCCCCCCCGTCGTCGTGTGGTCGGAACGACGGATATGGGCCATGGCGCCACATGAACGGGGCCTGCTCACTCGGCTGATGCGCGACATGGACGCCGCAGGAATCGAACTGGATGACGTCGAGCTGCGCCGACCGACCCTGGACGATGTCTTCCTCCAACTCACGGGCCGTCCGGCCGAGGCCCCTCGTCATGGAGAGGACGTGGTCCGATGA
- a CDS encoding acyl-CoA dehydrogenase family protein: MEQNCAPRPTRRLIADLEGLLGDPLAPSGPFSFAETVAHEERDALPPGAVEALHEWGLTSCLVPQSVGGRLLSGEAAQALIRSVARRNLTMAVKYGSSWLGTGPVWLWGTPAQTKLVAEGVLAGDAACFGVSEADVGSDLMATATTARLDGDHYIVDGEKWPVGNATQGRFVTLLVRGPSGPVVLLADKEDLPPGSWTPKSAVRTVGMRGHDLSGIALHGTPVPADAVIGQPGRGVRDMLRCMQITRTMIGGISMGAMDAALRIGLDYAHQRELYGRPILRIPVVREHLVGAHLDLLVAECTAIPAARAFSVVPARMALWSSVVKYLVPVIGEEVLEHVAKVLGARSYLRELVASGAFQKIRRDHPITTIFEGTTHVMLHLIATQLTTLAKVYDSPAPGSEQVLSELFDLSREAPLWVPDGDELGLTTRGQDEITRSWRGALTELAGLAATRCTPQQAADLAEVTAALDRRRSALYDGLSERGVDARSVIGSRAAAEHCVHHAAASCVQVWLHNQQAEPDIGWLILVLRRLLQRLDPAVLLDEQEHHLPRFEAVIERCRAEKRYFSLDAVLE; this comes from the coding sequence ATGGAACAGAATTGCGCCCCTCGTCCAACCAGGCGGCTGATCGCCGATCTGGAAGGGCTGCTGGGAGATCCGCTCGCCCCCTCCGGTCCCTTCTCCTTCGCCGAGACCGTCGCCCACGAGGAGCGTGACGCGCTACCGCCCGGAGCCGTCGAGGCCCTGCACGAATGGGGGCTGACAAGCTGTCTTGTCCCGCAGTCCGTGGGCGGCAGGCTGCTCAGCGGGGAGGCGGCGCAGGCACTGATCCGCTCGGTGGCGCGCCGCAACCTGACGATGGCGGTGAAGTACGGCTCGTCCTGGCTGGGCACTGGCCCGGTGTGGCTGTGGGGCACCCCCGCGCAGACCAAGCTCGTGGCCGAGGGCGTGCTGGCCGGTGACGCGGCGTGCTTCGGCGTCTCCGAGGCGGACGTCGGCAGTGACTTGATGGCTACCGCCACCACCGCCCGCCTGGACGGCGACCACTACATCGTCGACGGCGAGAAGTGGCCGGTGGGCAACGCCACGCAGGGACGCTTCGTCACCCTACTGGTCCGCGGTCCCAGCGGCCCGGTGGTGCTGCTGGCGGACAAGGAGGACCTGCCGCCCGGCTCCTGGACGCCCAAGTCGGCAGTGCGCACGGTCGGGATGCGCGGCCACGACCTGAGCGGTATCGCCCTCCACGGCACACCCGTCCCCGCCGACGCCGTCATCGGCCAGCCCGGCCGCGGCGTCCGCGACATGCTCCGCTGTATGCAGATCACCCGGACCATGATCGGCGGGATTTCCATGGGCGCGATGGACGCGGCCCTGCGGATCGGGCTCGACTACGCGCACCAGCGTGAGCTGTACGGCCGGCCGATCCTCCGGATCCCGGTGGTGCGCGAACACCTCGTCGGCGCACACCTGGACTTGCTGGTGGCCGAGTGCACGGCGATTCCGGCGGCGCGGGCATTCAGTGTCGTACCGGCGCGCATGGCCCTGTGGTCGTCGGTCGTGAAGTACCTCGTGCCGGTGATCGGGGAGGAGGTACTCGAGCACGTGGCCAAGGTGCTCGGCGCCCGGAGTTATCTGCGGGAGCTCGTCGCCTCCGGTGCCTTCCAGAAGATCCGCCGGGACCACCCCATCACCACGATCTTCGAAGGCACCACGCACGTCATGCTCCATCTCATCGCCACCCAGTTGACGACACTGGCCAAGGTGTACGACAGTCCCGCCCCCGGATCGGAACAGGTGCTGAGCGAGCTGTTCGACCTCTCCCGTGAGGCCCCCCTGTGGGTGCCGGACGGTGACGAACTCGGGCTGACGACGCGCGGGCAGGACGAGATCACCCGGTCCTGGCGCGGCGCACTCACCGAGCTGGCCGGACTTGCCGCGACACGCTGCACGCCGCAGCAGGCCGCTGATCTCGCGGAGGTGACGGCCGCGCTGGACCGGCGGCGCTCCGCGCTGTACGACGGACTGTCCGAGCGCGGCGTGGACGCCCGCTCGGTCATCGGCTCCCGGGCGGCGGCCGAGCACTGTGTGCACCATGCGGCTGCCTCGTGCGTGCAGGTCTGGCTGCACAACCAACAGGCCGAACCGGACATCGGTTGGCTGATCCTGGTGCTGCGGCGGCTGCTGCAGCGGCTCGACCCCGCTGTGCTCCTGGACGAGCAGGAGCACCATCTGCCCCGGTTCGAGGCTGTCATCGAGCGCTGCCGCGCCGAGAAACGTTACTTCTCGCTCGACGCCGTGCTGGAGTGA
- a CDS encoding WXG100 family type VII secretion target: protein MTSSHFAADPGSLAKTAPSVGAYSDLMRQVVSRLQSRLAELGDCWGDDSMGKQGDSAAQFRAG from the coding sequence ATGACTTCCAGTCACTTCGCGGCGGACCCCGGCAGTCTGGCGAAGACCGCACCCAGTGTGGGGGCATACTCCGACCTGATGAGGCAGGTCGTCTCCCGACTGCAGTCGCGCCTCGCCGAACTCGGCGACTGCTGGGGCGACGACTCGATGGGAAAGCAGGGTGACTCTGCTGCGCAATTCCGTGCTGGGTGA
- a CDS encoding ROK family protein yields the protein MTSVHDRQDSRARAVPPRRERAATPLISPSLAHQVNRSRVLQSLYDIGPLSRSDLARLTSTTRATIGTIVQPMIDSGILVEGDPRSSGVTGGKPARPLWFSPSGPPIAAVHLMPGQVDAALVSTAGDVLSTSAGTFRPDTEDADAVIDCVVDCLNSVLPAQGAPPLGVGVAVGGMVNTDTGTIIKANLAPVLSGLPLGPLVSERIGLPVYLDHHPRAQALGDRWFGQARGVQSFASLYLADVLGVGLVIDGAVQRGQAGAGGEIGHTVVQMDGRNCPCGQQGCWETIATDAWLRDEAAALGLPAAQTMTTGSLARLAARQHTGADDLLDRFAHNISLGIVNLQQILAPGLFILHGHAIAGGDTFRRKIEDHVQSRVLQHAAGPPRIVLAEANDHATVLGAAGLVISHKLKLIA from the coding sequence TTGACGTCCGTCCACGATCGCCAGGACTCCCGCGCCCGTGCGGTGCCGCCCCGGCGCGAGCGCGCGGCCACCCCGCTGATCTCCCCGAGCCTGGCCCACCAGGTCAACCGCTCCCGGGTGCTGCAGTCCCTCTACGACATCGGCCCACTGTCCCGCTCGGATCTGGCCCGGCTCACGAGCACGACCCGGGCCACGATCGGCACGATCGTCCAGCCGATGATCGACAGCGGCATCCTCGTCGAGGGGGATCCACGGTCCAGCGGTGTGACCGGCGGCAAGCCCGCCCGCCCCCTGTGGTTCTCGCCCTCCGGGCCGCCCATCGCCGCCGTCCACCTCATGCCCGGACAAGTCGACGCCGCCCTGGTCAGCACGGCGGGAGACGTACTGTCGACATCAGCCGGCACGTTCCGTCCGGACACCGAGGACGCCGATGCCGTCATCGACTGTGTCGTGGACTGCCTGAACAGCGTGCTACCGGCACAGGGCGCACCGCCTCTGGGCGTTGGCGTCGCGGTCGGCGGCATGGTCAACACCGACACCGGCACGATCATCAAAGCCAACCTGGCCCCCGTGCTCAGCGGATTGCCCCTGGGACCGTTGGTGTCCGAAAGAATCGGCCTGCCGGTCTACCTCGATCACCACCCCCGCGCTCAGGCACTGGGCGACCGCTGGTTCGGGCAGGCTCGCGGCGTCCAGTCGTTCGCCTCGCTCTACCTCGCCGACGTACTGGGCGTGGGACTCGTGATCGACGGCGCCGTACAGCGCGGCCAAGCCGGAGCCGGCGGCGAGATCGGGCACACCGTCGTCCAAATGGACGGCCGCAACTGCCCCTGCGGCCAGCAAGGATGCTGGGAGACCATCGCCACCGACGCATGGCTGCGCGACGAAGCCGCAGCCCTGGGCCTGCCCGCCGCCCAGACCATGACCACCGGGTCACTCGCCCGCCTGGCCGCCCGCCAGCACACCGGCGCCGACGACCTGCTCGACCGATTCGCCCACAACATCTCGCTGGGAATCGTCAACCTCCAACAGATCCTGGCACCTGGCCTGTTCATCCTGCATGGTCATGCCATCGCCGGAGGCGACACCTTCCGCCGCAAGATCGAAGACCATGTGCAATCACGAGTTCTGCAACACGCGGCCGGTCCCCCGCGGATCGTCCTCGCCGAGGCCAACGATCACGCCACGGTGCTCGGCGCCGCCGGACTCGTCATCTCTCACAAGCTCAAGCTCATCGCGTGA
- a CDS encoding NodA family N-acyltransferase — MKSQVQWKTYWEHELKPSDHAELAEYFRTLYGEVNAWAFEGNRSFALGGARPEFRIIGYDDKGVAAHTGVLRRFLRVGTVDQLVADCGLLGVRPDLQRSRVSYDLLVAVRSAVMELKVPFAFGAMREELRRLVLRANATILPDVQVRATSQWDPAEMVIEDHFVYIDPIMQPVEEWPPGKLIDRNGPPL; from the coding sequence ATGAAGTCACAGGTTCAGTGGAAGACGTACTGGGAGCATGAGCTCAAGCCGAGTGACCACGCAGAACTCGCCGAGTACTTCCGAACCCTGTATGGAGAGGTCAATGCGTGGGCCTTCGAGGGCAACCGCAGCTTCGCTCTGGGAGGAGCGAGGCCAGAATTCAGAATCATCGGGTACGACGACAAGGGGGTGGCGGCGCACACCGGCGTACTGCGCCGATTCCTCAGAGTAGGAACAGTGGACCAGCTCGTCGCCGACTGTGGCTTGCTCGGGGTGCGGCCGGATCTCCAGCGATCGAGAGTCAGTTATGATTTGTTGGTCGCGGTTCGCTCGGCGGTGATGGAGCTGAAGGTCCCGTTCGCGTTCGGAGCCATGCGAGAGGAGTTGCGTAGATTGGTTCTGAGGGCCAACGCGACCATCCTGCCTGATGTCCAGGTACGAGCCACCAGCCAGTGGGACCCTGCCGAGATGGTTATCGAGGACCACTTCGTCTACATCGATCCCATCATGCAGCCTGTGGAAGAATGGCCCCCCGGGAAACTCATCGACCGTAACGGTCCTCCCCTCTGA
- a CDS encoding Gfo/Idh/MocA family protein, protein MLNVGIVGGGIRGHMYAQSLDGFPDVRVRAVCDLNPQAAQKVADEFGLVSFIDHRTMLERAGLDAVIVATPDFAHREVAVDAAASGAHLLIEKPLATTAEDCAAISDAVQRAGVQCMVGFENRWNPAIRRIHDLSASGELGDVLTQNILLSNTYYVPTTMIPWAAKSSPAWFLMSHTVDAAVWVADKRVTSVFAGGSRGRLAELGVDTWDVIHALLSFDDGTTANLTSTWVLPDSSPSVVDFQYKIVGTKSAVDVDLQDHGIRHAGEAYKWPGLLGGEIDGRLQGPPTWMVQSFVTRLNAGEPVGPGLDQGALVTDIVLAVLESLRTGEVTSINRRPAG, encoded by the coding sequence ATGTTGAACGTCGGCATTGTCGGCGGGGGGATTCGCGGGCACATGTACGCGCAGTCGCTGGACGGTTTCCCGGACGTGCGCGTCCGTGCCGTCTGCGACCTGAACCCTCAGGCCGCGCAGAAGGTGGCGGACGAGTTCGGCCTCGTATCCTTCATCGATCACCGCACGATGCTCGAGCGGGCAGGGTTGGATGCGGTGATCGTGGCGACGCCCGATTTCGCCCACCGTGAGGTCGCTGTGGACGCTGCGGCCAGCGGCGCGCACCTGCTGATCGAGAAGCCATTGGCCACGACTGCCGAGGACTGCGCGGCGATCAGCGATGCGGTGCAGCGGGCCGGGGTGCAGTGCATGGTCGGATTCGAGAACCGGTGGAATCCGGCCATCCGCCGGATCCACGACTTGTCGGCCTCCGGCGAACTGGGAGATGTGCTGACGCAGAACATCCTGCTCAGCAACACCTACTATGTGCCGACCACGATGATTCCGTGGGCGGCGAAGTCCTCGCCGGCATGGTTCTTGATGAGTCACACCGTCGATGCAGCGGTCTGGGTGGCGGACAAGCGCGTGACATCGGTGTTCGCGGGCGGCTCGCGCGGTCGTCTGGCGGAGCTGGGCGTGGACACCTGGGATGTCATCCATGCGCTGCTGAGCTTCGACGACGGCACCACGGCGAACCTGACCTCCACCTGGGTGCTGCCCGACTCTTCGCCGTCGGTCGTGGATTTCCAGTACAAGATCGTGGGAACCAAATCCGCCGTCGATGTTGACCTCCAGGACCACGGCATTCGCCACGCGGGCGAGGCATACAAGTGGCCCGGCCTGCTCGGCGGCGAGATCGACGGGCGCCTGCAAGGCCCGCCCACCTGGATGGTGCAGTCCTTCGTCACCAGGCTCAATGCCGGTGAGCCCGTCGGCCCCGGCCTCGACCAGGGAGCTCTGGTCACCGACATCGTCCTGGCCGTCCTGGAGTCCCTGCGCACCGGCGAGGTCACATCGATCAACCGGAGGCCGGCCGGTTGA
- a CDS encoding ABC transporter permease, with product MAERPSLRGAVAKQGNRYRDYALVAVFTGEVLFWTLQSPAFLTLNNLLNIARQASTIGIMAVGMTYVILIAGIDLSVGSLVSFTGMLIASTLIGADSLLAALAVALGFGAVSGLFSGYLVSRLHVPAFIATLSLMQVYLAGAQLWNDGGPLSVTNSAVLMLGSGYIGPVPVPVVVFAVILLCGHWVLSQSVFGRHVYAIGGNPEAARLAGIPVRRVTLAVYALSGALAGLAALLFVGRLATASPLTGTGLELQVIAAVIVGGCSLFGGKGNLPDTLLGVLVLTMLQNGLTLVGVSGFWQNFATGVAVLLAVLLSGDVLAKMRKKEA from the coding sequence GTGGCAGAGCGCCCAAGCCTGCGCGGTGCCGTGGCCAAGCAGGGCAACCGTTACCGCGACTACGCCCTCGTGGCCGTCTTCACGGGCGAGGTCCTCTTCTGGACGCTGCAGAGCCCGGCCTTCCTGACCCTCAACAACCTCCTCAACATCGCCAGACAGGCGTCGACCATCGGGATCATGGCGGTCGGTATGACCTACGTGATCCTCATAGCCGGGATCGACCTCTCGGTCGGCAGCCTGGTGAGCTTCACGGGCATGCTGATCGCCTCGACACTGATCGGGGCCGACAGCCTCCTCGCCGCCCTCGCCGTGGCACTCGGCTTCGGCGCCGTGTCGGGACTGTTCAGCGGCTACCTGGTGTCACGGCTTCACGTGCCGGCCTTCATCGCCACGCTCAGCCTGATGCAGGTCTACCTCGCCGGCGCGCAGCTGTGGAACGACGGCGGGCCTCTGTCGGTGACCAACTCCGCGGTTCTCATGCTGGGATCCGGCTACATCGGCCCGGTGCCGGTCCCGGTGGTGGTCTTCGCAGTGATTCTCCTGTGCGGCCACTGGGTCCTGTCCCAAAGCGTCTTCGGCCGGCACGTCTACGCGATCGGGGGCAATCCCGAGGCGGCACGTCTGGCCGGTATCCCGGTCCGGCGGGTGACGCTCGCCGTCTACGCACTCAGCGGAGCCCTCGCAGGGCTGGCGGCACTGCTCTTTGTCGGCAGGCTGGCCACCGCCAGTCCGCTCACCGGCACCGGCCTGGAACTGCAGGTCATCGCCGCCGTGATCGTCGGCGGATGCAGCCTGTTCGGAGGCAAGGGAAACCTGCCGGACACCCTGCTCGGCGTGCTTGTCCTGACCATGCTCCAAAACGGGCTCACCCTCGTGGGCGTGTCCGGCTTCTGGCAGAACTTCGCCACCGGCGTCGCTGTGCTGCTCGCCGTTCTCCTCTCGGGGGACGTCCTGGCCAAAATGCGCAAGAAAGAGGCATGA